Part of the Hirundo rustica isolate bHirRus1 chromosome 3, bHirRus1.pri.v3, whole genome shotgun sequence genome, TGGAAGGCAGGGTGAAGTGAAAGCACTGATGTGTTGGAAACCTGTCTCTGCAATTATTTGGTGTGCGCCAGGCACCAGCACCATGCTCTGTTTCTTGGTTTGGTAGAGCTCATGTATTTGCAGACCGggcccatttttttttcctgactgagCACTGAGGCGCTTCTTTAATTTCCCGGGATTCTGTCATCCAGCCTGGCCGTATTTGATACAACAGAGTGTTTTGTCAGGCTGTTGCCCGTGCTGTCAGAGACAGACTATAAATACCCACGTGCTTCTGCATTTCCCTATCTCTTGCTCTGTAAGAGGAAATGGGCTTGCGATTACCATTCAGAGGAACTTGTGAAATGACACAGCTGTACTGTAAAAAACACCATCCCACAAGCTTTGCTGCCAGAGGAACTCACCAGCCAGCACCGACGGACCTGAAAGCAGGATTGCCCGAGCCATGGAGCGAGAACCGATGCGCATAAGGGAGGGCTACTTGGTTAAGAAGGTAAGCGGGTAGTTTTGGACTGCGTGGAAGAGAAAACTAACTCTGAACAGGTTTGGAAGGTGGAGGGAAATATACTGCGAAATCTTGGCAAAGAGGTAACGGGGAATAGCCACAGACTACTCAGTTTCACTGAATTGGGTTAAACATCAAGGAAGAACAGTGAGATTAAAGAGATCACATCACCTTGGCCTCGAGACACTGTTTGGGGAACATCCATTCTTTGGGAAGACTCTGCTCTGGAGTCTTCTGTGTGTAGTACAGCCCATAGGATaaagcctttatttttatttagatcCACAGTGGCTTCCAttggcagagcagctgcaaggGGAAATAAGTGGTGgtcagaaaaataacaacaatGTTTTAACGGCACAGTAGGAGGGGTGCGGTTGTGGTATGTTCCCCTTGAAATGCAAGCCACAGTTCTAGCATCAGCCAGACATTCCCTGGAAGCTCATATCTTCCTTGGGTAGCACGTGAAGAGTGATTAATTGAACACAATATGTGATTTATTCATGCAGGGCAGCATGTTTAATACCTGGAAGCCAATGTGGGTTGTGCTCTTAGAAGATGGAATTGAATTCTACAAGCGGAAGGCTGATAACAGTCCCAAAGGGATGATCCCACTAAAAGGAAGCTCTGTTCACAGCCCATGCCAAGATTTTGGCAAAAGAATGGTAAGTACTCTTTTTACAAAAAGAATTGACAGTATACTTGTACTTCTGGAAGCACTGAAAAGGCAAAAGGCTGGTGGCTGCAAATTCCCTGCACTCATCCTAGTGGTGATTCTCACTTGCCTTAGGAGGTCACAAGCAGGCTTGGAATTGTGTACAATTTGAATTCAGGACACTTTAAGAGGACTAATTCAGAAAGCATTTGGGGGGTCAGTTGGTTGGCTTTTATTAAACTTCTGAGTCTCTCAGAGAGCAGACATAAATTTTATTGGTGTGAAGATATTTTGCAGATGAATGGCAATGACTCCTGTATTAAATATAAACCTAATTGCCACAGAATAAAGCTgaggagaaatattttgtgagCAGGGGAAGTATTTACTTATTGTCAAGGAACAACTGGCTTGCTTAGACAGGAGGAAGATAAATACTGTGACACACATAATGTTGTTACAGTGttcctgaaaaataattgttgGTGAAACAGGCTTTCTCATATAAGCAAAGAATCATATCATTAGCCATTTATTATTTTGTCAACTCAGTTTCATCAAATAGGCATCCCATCCCCAGGAATTCCTCTGACAAAGAGGTCCCTCAGAATCAGGAACATTATCCCACCATAGTTTAAAGAAATTTACCACAGGGATGTCTGACTAAAGACAGGAGTCTCTGTGAGAGTATTAGAAAAATAGGAAGTGTGAGACACTGCTAAGAGAGTGGAGTTTACTTTTTCATATGAGTAAAGTGAGGATAATTAAACCTGTCCTTAGGTTTTGTAGCAAGTTGAGtcaggatcccttgtgtcccTCATTTGAAAGCTCAGAGCACATGCTTTGTTTACTACATCAATTGTAAAATGCAGGTGCTGAGGGCAAAAGAAGCAATCTTGGATTTGTTAAGCACAGATAAAAGCTCAGATGGGGCTGCAACTGCATATTTTGAGattatatttcaaaatgcattcACCACTGTTCACTGTCCTTGAATTGATGTTTAATTGTTGTTTAAGGTAACATATATTCTGATATTCagcttttttccatttcctccatGGGGAAAACATGCTTTTCTTGTGGATAGCATTATTATTCTTGGTTGTTCATAGTTTTAGATTCATCTCTCCCAGTTTAAACTATCTAAAATGTTGGTATTTAGTCTCATGGTTAATTTTCTCAAAAGCACAATCAGATATATCTCATCAGAGGGAGGCTTGGTCAAATCTAGATCTGGAGATTCAACCGCTTGACCAATTTCAGAAGTTGCCTAGAAGTCTATCTAGCTTACTGGCCTAagtttgtaaataataaaaagaaagggcTTTGCCAGTCTTCTCGATgtgctgaaaatgaaaacttttctttAGCATTTCAGTGTATGCTGCTTCTCAGCTCTTTGagaagactgatttttttccatcgGTAATAAATCTCATTGATGCTTTGGTGTTTCATTCTGTTAATCTGGGGTGTTAGCTTGATTGTTGAATATTGGGATTTGGATAGATCAGTCTGTCTGCTTTTCTCATGCACTGTACCTTGATTTTCAGTATGTAGGTTCTTTCCTGCATAAGAGAAAAGGTGAGTATTGCTGGAAATATGAAcaggatcagaaaaaaaagttacttttttgTCTGAGATGGATTTTTGAGGACTCGTTGCTTTGTAAGTTTGAAATGTATCTTCCATGAAACTCAGTTGGACTCCTGCACAATTTCAGGGTGTCAGAATTTTTCCTGTTGGCCATAGTTTGGAAAATGCTTGTCAGGGATGTTCAGAAATGTATCACTTAGAAATGTGGGCTTCAGCAGACTCATTCAGATTAATTTGCTGCTCTTTGACAGTAGCCTTTGCTTTCCTTGCCCTCATCAAGCTGTTGGCTTGTGGCTTAGCTTGGCATTTTTAGACACTTGCTGAGTCAGAACTTGTGGTATTTATTATAACACAACTCCAGAACAAATTAGTGTCACTCATGGGGAACTATATTTTAGAGGAAGTTGAAACCTGACTAATTAGATCCAGATTTTCCATCCAGAAGATCACTGTATGGAAATGAGTTCAAACAGTGTGAACTTTGTTGGATGGTTTTgggcatttgtttgtttggtttggtttgggctttttcaggttgttgttatttttttctgtttacaacTACCTCTAGACCTAGATGATCTCTTCTGATTTTTGGGAAATAGGGTCCTTCCGTTGTTGCTAGTGTGTTTAGATAGGTGATCCTAAGGTGTAGCCAAGGGTTGGATGTATTATCTACCTAAATTAAAGGTTCACTAGGCTGCAAATATACTCAGGTGCTCTCCAGTGCATGACCTTTTTTCCCCTCGTGAGTCAGTAGCTGAATATGATGTGGggtatttttcctccttcagacTGTTCACGTGTCTCTAAACATTAGAACAAATTTACATCCATTGCAAGCCTGCAAGGGCTGGGTGCTTTTAACTTTTTATATGTTTCAAATCCTGTGCTGCTTTAGTGTATAACTCTAAATCTCCCTATGGAATGTCAGCTGCTGTtttcacattttggtcagacaccATGATTCCTCTAGGCCTGAAGCTCAGGCCccaaaagtataaacaaaagtgagttgagGGGGAAGCAAACTgggggtaaatgacttcattaacTGAAGCTGTAGGTAGAAGATTAACCCCTGCTATGTAAATGGGCCAATCTTTCATCTATCTGAAAAACTCATGACCattgtccatcttgggtgtagcctctCAGAGGCTTCTGAGTGCCCGAGATGAACCTAttgaaggcctttaataaatacctgcttttattctcttaatctTATCTAGCCTCTGTTCCAGATAGCCACTCCAAGGAATCACTTCAGCCTTTCAGCTGTGCTGAACTTCCCAGCAAAAGTTAGAATCAGCAGCTACATTGGCGCCACACACCTTGGATGTGCTGACGATGTCAGGATCAGTCACAGGGAAGTAACAAAAGGATTCAGTTATGTGTAGTGCTTGTTCATGGTTTTCTTCAGAGTTTTTCTTCAGAGTTTCTATGATTTTACTGTGTCTCTAAGGCACTTTCCATAGTCCTGAGGCATAGGTAGGCAGGATTGTTGTGGTGACGCTAGCTTAATTGTGCCCAACTGGCTGCACCAAAGtaacttaaaaaacaaaagacaaaccTCCCATAACTTATCTTTCCAGTTTGTCTTCAAGCTCACTGTGGCCAAGCAGCAGGACCACTTTTTTCAAGCTGCCTACCTGGAGGAGAGAGATGCCTGGGTGCGGGATATCAAGAAAGCAATTCATCGCATAGATGGAGGCCAAAGGTTTTCCAGAAAATCCACAAGAAAATCCATCAGGCTGCCTGAAACAATCAATCTGAGGTTTGTTCTTATAGCTCTGCTCCCCTGTTTACTTCCATCTGCAGTCAGTGTGTCAGGCATGTAACCTCGGTCAGGAAGAACAATGAGCCTGTCTGTCCATGGATTCTCTCACAGCCCTTTCTGCACAACTAAAAATTTCAGTTTGTACAATGTGTCAGAAATGAGCTAGCAATCAGAACTGggaagatgttttaaaatacactaTCATTTACCAAAACGTGCTTATTTATCAAAGGTTTTTGCTGATAAAAAGATTTCTGGGCATACTGCAGTGCAAGAGGATCACCAGTCAAAGTGTGACTCTTCCAGGAGAAGCATATtatgtagaaaataatttattgcaaaaatattttagacatTTTATTTGCTCCCCAAAGAAATGCTGACGCTAGCCCAGTTTTCGGATGGTGAGGGGACTGCGGTGCCTGCCAAGGAACATGAAACCGACAGCGGGAGAAGAAGAGATAAAGGGAAGAAATCTGTtagtacttttaaaaatcaaggaTGACTTCTGTCTCTGAGCTGTAAATACCAAGATAAAAATGAGCCTGAAGTCTTCTTACAAGACAGTAAAACCACACAGAGCCAAGATTGTCTGAGAGCATGCAAGCtttgggacagggacaggcttTCTGCTCAGCCCAGGACCTTTGGGTGAACgcagagcacagcagtgaaccctcctgctggggctgtggggcccTGCAAAGGCGCCTCAGCAGTGGGTGTTCCTCTCTTCACGCTGTAGTCACCACAAGTAGCTGCATTCTCAAAATAGGGAGATGTGGTGAGAGCCCTTTGTGCACACCACCCTCTGCTCCCGCAGCTATGAGCTAATGTAGTGAGACCTCCAGGCTTTGCAACTTGAATTTTTCAGGGGATGCAACTAAACCGTgtaacagctctgcagagagccaTGTGCCAACAGAACACGGAGCCCTCGTGAATGGCAATGGTGTTATTGTACAAACTGGGAAAATCTTTCTATTTGCTAACAGTTTCTGTGGTTCTTTTTgtaacagctctgcagagagccaTGTGCCAACAGAACACGGAGCCCTCGTGAATGGCAATGGTGTTATTGTACAAACTGGGAAAATCTTTCTATTTGCTAACAGTTTCTGTGGTTCTTTTTATGCACAGTGCTTTGTACCTGTCCATGAAAGATCCCGAAAAGGGAATAAAGGAGTTGAAGCtggaaaaagataaaagagTGTTCAATCACTGCTTTACAGGTAAGGAGCTCCTGTCTCTCTGTTCCATACAATAAAGGGAGCACAGAGTTGAAAAACTAAAGAGATGAAACAGCTCTAAGTTCTGTAGAGCACAGAGaagtttggtttttctttttttgctaaCCCAAGAGATGCTCAAAGGATGTATCTTGGAAAAAGTGTTCAGTTATGGccataataaaaaaaggagaaggatgaGATTTAAGAATTATTCCATTCTGAATTTTTCATCACCGAACAGTGTCCTATTGTAGTTCCTGTTTCTCTCCAAATCAAATCTGTGTTTGTGCTCAAAAACACATAGATGTAGCACTTGAGGACATTGTTTAGTGGTGGAGATGGTGGTgttgggttaatggttggattgatgatcttggaggtcttttccaaccttagtgactctgtgattctacgAAAGTCACCCTGTTTCCCAAAGCATTATGTTAGTAGCATGGCAGCTTGTAAGGCTGCCTTTTCCAGGCTTGGCTGTCCTTCATACACCCCCAGTCCCTGTCTTTGAGgcttcccagctcagccctgcatcCCCTCACAGCTCTCTTCTCCCTCAGGAATGGTGTTTGAGAGCTGTCCTGGCCCCTGCCATCAGCTGGAAAGGCTGTGCCTCACTGGATGACCAGGAACCTTCCTAGATTAGCTCCCCATGCTGTTGCTAAGAACATTTTTCAGGAGATCGATGAATACGTGGAGTAGGCTTGTTTCCTGTGTACTTTTAGGCTTCTTTGTGTCTGTCTTGGTTTGTGGCTgatgttttgttcatttttaaccAGGAACCTGCGTGATTGACTGGCTGGtgtccagcagctctgtccGAAATCGCAGGGAAGGTCTCCTGCTTGCCTCTTCCCTCTTGAGTGAAGGCTACCTACAGCCTGCTGGGGATACATccaaggcagctgctgagggacTGTCAGACACCCCCTTCCTAGACCTCAGTGATGCCTACTATTACTTTGTGAGCATTGTGTTCTGATTTGTTACTGTCTCAGACTTGCTGTTGCTCTGCTTTCCTCATGCTTCTTGTTGGGCTTCTCAAATCCTGGAGGAAAGATTGTACAGAGATGGAGAAATCTATCTTACTTGTCTTTTTCCTGTGATACTCAGAATGAGCCTGCTCACTTTAATAGTTGTAACcagaacaggttttttttttctggcacccTTCTAAGTGTAAATTAAGTGTTGAGACAAGGCTGGGTTCTTTTTAACATAGACTTTGTTCCTGATAATTGTACTGGTGACCAGAACTTAACCATCCATTTCCCTGTTGATTCAGTGGAAGAGAAGAGAGTAATTTCACTGTCACAGGGCTTCACAGAGTGGCAGAAGCTACAAACCCATTTTTGTGCAGAGCCATCAAGTCTGTCTCAGTGtgagtgtgcacacacacagcttgCCTGTTAGCAGAGAAGTAAAAGTTCTTGATATCCCCCAGTAACCCATCCTGGGTGTCATACACAGCCTTCTCCATTTATCACTTCATATTCTGTGGGCTGATTTGAAGAACTTGAAATATCACAGTCAAATACTGTTTGAAAGATATCTGGCTTATGGACTTAGGCAAGCAAAAAAGCATGCCTTCTATAAAGTAAAAACAAGAAAGTTGGTATTACAATTCTGTTTACGTTTACCACACAGAAATCACTTGGCTTCAGCAAAATGACTCTCCCACTActcatttgttttttaaatgtgtttgtgcTAGGGAGACTTTAGCTGTTCAGCAGAGGCACTGCTGGTGAAGGCAGCCCTGTGGCCTCCTGGGATGCTTCTTGTAGCAGCCCATGTGTACCCTGCTTGCTTTTGGATTATTTCTAGTTTGATTCAATACCAATGTGGCGTGAGGAGGCCACAGCAAGTCAGTGTCTGAGTTGGTATAATAGAGTTGTAGTCTTACCTCAGGCTGAAATGTGTCCACGGTGATTTGGAGAGCTCAGCTTCACCAGGAGACTTTTCCAGAAAAGGttagattatttaaaaataaccatAACAATAACAAACCACCACCAATAATAATGTTCTCTTTGGGGTGGCAAAAAACAGGGTGGAGGGAAGCCAAGAGAAGCCAGATTGGTATATGTACAAAAGCATGCAGCAACTTCTGTAACATTTCTCTTGTGGTCTTGCAGCCAGACAGTGGATTTTTCTGTGAGGGATATTCCAGTGATGATGACGTGGTCCTAAAAGAAGAATTCAGAGGCACAATCGTCAAACAAGGATGTTTGCTGAAGCAGGTCAGCATTGCCCATGTCCTGTCACTAGAATGATGTTACACGGGTGCAAGATTACTCTTTTCCACTTAGACACTTTGGGTAAGAGAGAAACTACCCTGTGGCATCTCCACACTTGGCAGGTTTCATCTCTGTCCCTCTTGCCTTTGCACAAGGAACACTTGCTGCAGCATGGCAGCAGGGCTCTGGACAAATATTGCAAGGTTTATTGCTcttacaacaaaataaaacagttgaCAGCTTTAATTAGGAAAGAGTCCTAACACAGGAGATGGGACAAGTCATTGGTACAACGCAAAACGGAACTTAGGTAAAAAAAGCTGCCACTCCTGTGTCCCTCTGGACACACAACTGAATTCAGTTGCCAGTTTTTGTGAATTATTTGAGCATGCCTGAGCAAAAGAGTTGTTTCAGTCACTAATGTTTGATGTGTAAGACAGAAGATAACTGGATACCTTCCTTTCCAGCAAAACTCTAAGCAGTACAGTGAATGTCATGTTTCCAAGGCCATGGCAAGCAGTTATTAGTGAACAGAAGGCAAAATCAGGATTCTTCAACAAATAAAATGGGTCAGGTGAAAGGGACCTGCAACAATCCTCTGGTCCAACTGCCTGACCTCTTCAGGGCTGACCAAGGGTCAAAGCACATTGTTAAGGGTTTTGTTGTCCAAAAGCTTCTTACACATTGGCAGACATCGTG contains:
- the PLEK gene encoding pleckstrin — translated: MEREPMRIREGYLVKKGSMFNTWKPMWVVLLEDGIEFYKRKADNSPKGMIPLKGSSVHSPCQDFGKRMFVFKLTVAKQQDHFFQAAYLEERDAWVRDIKKAIHRIDGGQRFSRKSTRKSIRLPETINLSALYLSMKDPEKGIKELKLEKDKRVFNHCFTGTCVIDWLVSSSSVRNRREGLLLASSLLSEGYLQPAGDTSKAAAEGLSDTPFLDLSDAYYYFPDSGFFCEGYSSDDDVVLKEEFRGTIVKQGCLLKQGHRRKNWKVRKFVLRDDPAYLHYYDPAGGEEPLGAIHLRGCVVTAVEDMPDTKKHDDDNILFEIITANEIHYYLQAASSTERTEWIKAIQSVARTGK